A window of the Gemmatirosa kalamazoonensis genome harbors these coding sequences:
- a CDS encoding ATP-grasp domain-containing protein → MTDKSDEPPRPAAKTGGLRPKKGLPAAAPTEATAKPKATTSKATRAPSKASPSDVSSSARAIARTGTGDAAAAGAVDANLAAAGAPAVVERTRTGRIGLFVGREWSWPPAFIEAVNARDAGVVAEFAKIGAPHFDEPCPYDVCIDRISHEVPMYRSYLKQAALQGSTVVNNPFMWSADDKFFGAALAHRLGVASPKTVVLPNRSYVPGIVPTESLRNLEYPLDWQGIVDYVGLPCVLKDAHGGGWKDVYICRTVEELIENYNETGLLTMVVQEFIEWEHFVRCLVIGRHEVLPMKYDPKARKYIVEHAHLSPELGARIVGDARKLCNALGYDMNSMEFAIRGGVPYAIDFMNPAPDMDINSLTPEYFKWAVEKMADLAVRLVQHPRQLPREVGWASLFAMGR, encoded by the coding sequence ATGACTGACAAGAGCGACGAGCCGCCGCGTCCTGCGGCGAAGACGGGCGGACTCCGCCCGAAGAAGGGTCTCCCGGCGGCGGCGCCGACCGAGGCGACGGCCAAGCCGAAGGCGACCACGTCGAAGGCGACACGGGCGCCGTCGAAGGCGTCGCCGTCGGACGTGTCGTCGTCGGCGAGGGCGATCGCGCGGACGGGGACGGGCGACGCCGCCGCGGCCGGCGCGGTGGACGCGAACCTCGCCGCCGCCGGCGCGCCCGCCGTCGTGGAGCGCACGCGCACGGGGCGCATCGGGCTGTTCGTCGGCCGCGAGTGGTCGTGGCCCCCGGCGTTCATCGAGGCGGTGAACGCGCGCGACGCGGGCGTCGTCGCCGAGTTCGCGAAGATCGGCGCGCCGCACTTCGACGAGCCGTGCCCGTACGACGTGTGCATCGACCGCATCTCGCACGAGGTGCCGATGTACCGCTCGTACCTGAAGCAGGCCGCGCTCCAGGGCTCCACGGTCGTCAACAACCCGTTCATGTGGAGCGCCGACGACAAGTTCTTCGGGGCCGCGCTCGCGCACCGCTTGGGCGTCGCGAGCCCGAAGACCGTCGTGCTGCCTAACAGATCGTACGTCCCCGGCATCGTGCCGACGGAGAGCCTCCGCAACCTCGAGTACCCACTCGACTGGCAGGGGATCGTCGACTACGTCGGCCTGCCGTGCGTGCTGAAGGACGCCCACGGCGGCGGATGGAAGGACGTCTACATCTGCCGCACGGTCGAGGAGCTGATCGAGAACTACAACGAGACCGGGCTCCTCACGATGGTCGTGCAGGAGTTCATCGAATGGGAGCACTTCGTGCGCTGCCTCGTCATCGGGCGCCACGAGGTGCTGCCGATGAAGTACGACCCGAAGGCGCGGAAGTACATCGTCGAGCACGCGCACCTCTCGCCGGAGCTCGGCGCGCGCATCGTCGGCGACGCGCGCAAGCTGTGCAACGCGCTCGGCTACGACATGAACTCCATGGAGTTCGCGATCCGCGGCGGCGTGCCGTACGCGATCGACTTCATGAACCCCGCGCCCGACATGGACATCAACTCGCTCACGCCCGAGTACTTCAAGTGGGCGGTGGAGAAGATGGCCGACCTCGCGGTGCGGCTCGTGCAGCACCCGCGGCAGCTCCCGCGCGAGGTCGGGTGGGCGTCCCTGTTCGCGATGGGGCGCTGA
- a CDS encoding esterase family protein, with product MHHEYHRWYSPSLGRDMELQVFGHAGAKLLVFPTSLGTHREWPDRRMHLVLRDHLENGWLQMYTLDQVHHESWYDDMRHPGARAWRQLQYDEYVYREVVPLTYARNRNDFIIAAGASFGAYHAMTFGLRHPDVVRRIIGMSGKYDITFMTGGYVDQNVHAVNPQAFVRTAQPWQVRAWQQQDIIIAIGETDPSIEDNRAMSGALWEKGVGNALRIWDGWAHDWPWWERMIRLYLRGHD from the coding sequence ATGCACCACGAATACCACCGCTGGTACAGCCCATCGCTCGGCCGCGACATGGAGCTCCAGGTCTTCGGCCACGCGGGCGCGAAGCTGCTCGTCTTCCCGACGTCGCTCGGCACGCACCGCGAGTGGCCCGACCGCCGCATGCACCTCGTGCTCCGCGACCACCTCGAGAACGGGTGGCTGCAGATGTACACGCTCGACCAGGTGCACCACGAGAGCTGGTACGACGACATGCGCCACCCCGGCGCGCGCGCGTGGCGGCAGCTGCAGTACGACGAGTACGTGTATCGCGAGGTGGTGCCGCTCACCTACGCGCGGAACCGCAACGACTTCATCATCGCCGCCGGCGCGAGCTTCGGCGCCTACCACGCGATGACGTTCGGGCTGCGCCACCCCGACGTCGTGCGGCGCATCATCGGCATGAGCGGGAAGTACGACATCACGTTCATGACCGGCGGGTACGTCGACCAGAACGTGCACGCGGTGAACCCGCAGGCGTTCGTGCGCACCGCGCAGCCGTGGCAGGTCCGCGCGTGGCAGCAGCAGGACATCATCATCGCGATCGGCGAGACCGACCCGTCGATCGAGGACAACCGCGCGATGTCCGGCGCCCTGTGGGAGAAGGGTGTCGGCAACGCCCTGCGCATCTGGGATGGCTGGGCGCACGACTGGCCCTGGTGGGAGCGCATGATTCGCCTCTACCTTCGTGGACATGACTGA